In the genome of Arachis stenosperma cultivar V10309 chromosome 2, arast.V10309.gnm1.PFL2, whole genome shotgun sequence, the window TGAAACGTTCTGGGGATTGCCCCACATTCCCATTAGCGAGTTCTTGATGGTTTTGTACTTTATCTCTTTGTCGGTGATAATTTTCTGATCAGTTTGACGCAATCATCTTGAAAGCCTGGACTTGTTTGATTATTGAGGGTGATGGTGGTGCCTTCTATTGGTTCAGTACCCATGTTTGGTATGGTCATATTGGTTAAAGACTGATGCGGGAAGGGCTGGAGTGTGGGAATTGGGGGAGCGTTGGTGTGAACAGGTAACAAATTTAAAGTAATGGTTGTGGAAAGAAGATTGAAATGAAATCTTGGCTGGAGATAAGATCACGGAGATAGAACCTTGAGTTCTAATTTATCTCTCCTGTTGAGAGTTCCATCCCTCCTTCTGAGAGAATTTCCTCCacttatttttattgtttttagttaTTATGAAATATCAACATTGGGCCactgattttaatattttctccTCAATAGTGGGCTTTATCCAAAATGCTAaagcccaaaaaaaaaaataatgttggGACCTTGAATGGTAAATAAACGAAAGAGAAGGCTAAGCTGAAGTGAGCACTACAAAAACCCTAGCTCCTTCTTCACTTAGCCTCTCATCTCAGTGTTGCacacaaaaatcctaatctcTCTCAGAGCGACTTCGCATTCCACTTTCAGCAAGTTCGTCTCCTCTCAATTCTCTACGTTAATGTCTATTCTCTTCACTCTTCGTGTTTCCTTCAATCTTCTGCGATTTCCAGATCTATTGTTTGTTGATTTTCATTCCTTGTTTTGGCTTCATTTCTTTTCTGTCACTCTTTTGACTTGTCCGTGTTATTCCTATTATATCTCGTGATTTGATTAGCTTGTATTCAGCATGTTGTGTGGAAAATTggattattatttaaaaaaaaaacattggAGGTTCTCTGTTCTTAGTATAAATTTGATGTAAATGGATTGTTAAAAAACATTGGAAGGACCTATCTTTTATTGTTTAAGAGAGCATGtagttttcttttttgaaaCACTGAAAATTCAACTTTTGAGTTGGAGTTGAAATATGTCAGTATAATAAATGAAACTAATGAATTCTTTGTTggattttaattataacttatatttttattttgaatgaaTGGCAGAAATGGGTGAGGAGGTGAAAGCAATTGTTCCCGAGTCTCTGCTTAAAAAGCAGAAGAGGGAGGAGGAATGGGCCttgaagaaaaaggaggagCTTAATGCTGCAAAGAAGAAGAGAGCAGAAAGCCGCAAGCTCATTTACAGCAGGGCAAAGCAATATGCAAAGGAATACCAGGAGCAGGTTACATTTCACCTtaatctatttctctttttctctgttttaatttgtttatgtTTCCTTTATTGCGCTTGCATTTTTCTCCGCCACATTGACCCGCTTTTACATTACAGGAAAAGGAGCTGATCCAATTGAAGCGGGAAGCAAAGCTGAAAGGTGGATTCTATGTTGATCCAGAGGCTAAGCTCCTGTTTATCATCCGCATCCGTGGGTatgtgttgtttcctttgttactCCATATTTATGCTATTTATACTGTGTCCCAAGTTTTAACCAATTCTGTAATTTGGGTATTCTTACTTGTTCGAGCTGTGTTTTTTTAGTATCAATGCCATGGATCCCAAGTCAAGAAAGATCTTGCAGTTATTGAGGTTGAGATAGGTACTGCTTATAATCATTAAATGTTGAGCTTATTGTGTTATTTTTTGTGTGGGTGTTATTATGGTTTACTTGGTGTTAGTAGTACAGTTCATGACTGTTGTTTTATAACCATGTTTAATGTGATGATTATTGAGGTGCTTCAACTTGAATTAAAGTCCCTGTTATAGGTTTGTTAAACACTATTCAATTTATGTTAGAACAGGCAGATTTTTGTTTGTTGTTGAGTCACAAAAAAAGGGGAGTTGACACATCTGCTCTCATATTCTTGATCCTCTCTCTGTCACTTGTTTTGTTCCCCAAGGAGTGTTaatgtttttgttttttggcTTTATGTTGTGTTTTCACTGCATTTGCCCAAAAAGTCTTGAGGCTATATAGTGTCATGGAAGTTTGACAAGTTAGTCAATTAAGAAAATATGTAATGTTTTTAGTACTTGTTTGTAATACTCTGTTTGAAATCTTGCTATTTACACTGTAAAGTACCCATACTAATGTTTAACCCCTTTGCCTCTGTTTTCTTTTTTGCAACAGATCTTCAATGGTGTGTTCCTGAAAGTCAACAAGGCCACAATGAACATGCTTCACCGGGTTGATCCATATGTGACCTATGGGTATGTAGACTTGTGCTGTCATACCTTTTTGAATGTGATGAATCCCTTATTTTTTGGTCTAAACGTAACAATTCCTCTCCTTTTGTAGATACCCAAATCTGAAGAGTGTAAAAGAGCTTATTTACAAGAGGGGCTTTGGTAAGTTGAACAAGCAGAGAATTGCCCTAACCGACAACTCTATCATTGAGAAGGtctgtaatattatttttagcaTTAGGGTATACAATTCTAATACATTCTATCTACTCACTTTTTCCTTGGATGACGCGTCAGGCACTGGGCGAACATGGAATCATCTACATTGAAGATCTTATCCATGAGATCATAACATTTGGACCACATTTCAAGGAAGCAAACAACTTTCTTTGGCCATTTAAGCTCAAGGCTCCATTAGGtggcttgaagaagaagaggaaccACTATGTTGAAGGAGGAGATGCCGGAAACAGGGAGAACTAGGGGTGGGCATGGTTTGGATTTTTGTAAATCCAAACTGGATCCATTTCAGAACCAGTTTTATGGTTCATAAAACCAAACCAGAACTGGATTGAAGAGAAAAACCGGTTTTAAATCGgtttgtaaaaataaaaaccGATTTTAAATCggttttataatttaaatcCGGTTTTACTTATAAATCGGTTTTAAATCCAGTTTTACATATAAAACCGATTTTAaattcggtttttttttttaattcatatcTAAAATCTggtttttttaattcaaatctAAAATCtggttttttttataaaatccaGCTTTAAAACCAGATTTTTTAAAACCAGTTTCTTCAAccaaaaatccaattttaaaactagtttttaaaaatccaattttcaaactagatattttaacaaaaaattcacttttgaaaccagtttttagaaatttaattttcaaaccatatttttttaaaagtaaaattaatacTAAAGTCATTTTAAAGTGTGTAGGTTCATTACAAGTTTACAACTAGAATTTGGTTCTATATAAATCTAATGACAATAACTAATCTATATAACATTTAATCATTCTCAAGACATCAAAAGAATACCACAAAAAaatctatatatatgtgtgtgtaatttaattcattattaatatatattttatattctaatattaTATTCTATCTTGatgactaattttagtatatacttaaaatagttatttatttaatatattatattaaatcaaTGGCATGAGATTTTGCATTTAGATATGTACCGCACCAATTATGCGACATGATGCTTATATTTGTAGAAAATTTTAACGTGAAAGAAATAACCAAGAGATTGTGGTCAACGAGGTTGCTCGTAAATCCAATTTGGGAGATTTTAAATCATGTCTTTATCAACATCGCTTGATAATATCTTCAGTACTGGTATCAAGTAATATATTTGTATGGTTATAGATATAAGAGAAtgaatacaaaataattaagctATAAAACTCTAATGAAAACAGGTACAATAATATAAAGTCATGATTAAATATATTCATTGAGAAATATTTTACGTACTAATCTTTTTGTCAATTAAATtcaatcaaattagttttttaagATTTGGATCTTAATTTGGATTTGGATCTCGATCCGGATTTAAAACCATTTAAATGGATTGGATCAAAaccaaattataaaataatataatttggtttggattttttttggtttaaaactgatttttttttaatggttTGGTTTGGATTTGGATTAAAATCCAAAATTTGGATTTTTTGCCAACCCCTAGGGAGAACTACATCAATGAGCTTATTAGGAGAATGAATTAGGTTGTGGGATTCTGTTCCAAGCACAGTGGATTCGGTCTTTATTTTGGAAGTAGTACATTTCTGACATTGATAAAATCTttaaggtttattttatttttttttttacaaaacagTTTGTTGAGTTGTCCTTTAAACATTGAGTATTATcggtttatatgtttttttaatCCCTCATTTAGTATTGCCGAGGTCTTTTTACAGATCAATTACATTTCTTCTTTGTAAATTGAATTGGCTCTTTCCTTAATCATAACTGATGACTTGTATTATGTCTAGTATAAAATATACTAGATTATGTTATATCTCAAAATTATTTGATGTTGGTCATAAATAATTACATACCAAATTTTTTAGTAGTGCAGAGGTAAATAATTACATATCTGTTTGGTTCACACTTTAGAAAGTGTAAAAGGCGTTTTCTTATGAAAACAtaaccatttttttttctataaaatatatttttttttcacaaggatatatataaaatatttttttattttaaaatatcttcaaaGCTTTGCTATCTATACGTCATTTTAAGATgtgtcataaaattatttttcttacgAGCTTAAATTGATAGAAAAGAAATATATGAAttgttgtatttttaatatattttttatgcaaaactttattttaaattttgtgtaAATTTAtaggtattttttaaaatttatcttgtactaaatttttttattttaaaatcaatatAAATTGAACTAAGCACCTTTTTATCATGAAAATTTTGATACTATGTCATAAAATTATTTCtcttgaaatttaaaataatacgAAAAGATACATAaataatcatatttttaaaaattatagtaattaaataattaattaaagtaTTCAGTACTGGCGCCGCCGGTTGCCAGTTTGGTCACGAGTAAATGAGCCATTGGCCACTTGCATTCTGTGGTTGTAAGTTACGACAAACCAAATCGGCCTAAGATCCTATTATTTCATTATTAAATTCACTTTAAATTCCACACCATATATTACCTTCTATCAATACATATATTATTCTTACTATTGTTCTTATTATCATATGTAACAGCATCAATAGGAGGATATATAGATGCATGGAGTAAATATTAATTCGAacatttctattattttttaacaaaagttTAGGTCAATTGAGTATTGATTAGTTAATAAGCTTTGAGATTAAAACTTGATAAGTATTTATAGAGgtatttataaattattgataaaaaGAATTGTCATAAGAAAAAAACCCTTAAACTTGCATTTTTAGTGTGAATATCCCACTCGCCCCTGACAATTATCTCGAAAGGACATcgagatttttaagaaaaaaaacacCTAATTCAGCTCCTGATTTTTTTTGGGACTGATTAGCCCCTGtgcaaaaaaaattgatttttttttgttgcacaAAGACCTCGTTGTCTTTTCGAAGTAATTGTCAAGAGCCagattgagttttttttttaaagatctCGTTGCCTTTCGAGATAATTGTCAGggactattttaaattttttctcgCATTTTTTATCATATGAAAATATAAAGTTATGAGCATTTATCAACACTTATATTGATTCCATTAAAATTTCTTCTTAATTCTTAAGTGGGTGGGGAAGCAAGTGGAAATATGAGTGTATTATCAACCATACAAAATGAATTTTGTGGttctaatataattttaattcttcCCACGTGAAGAAGATGATAGCTCATACAATTTTATAGTACAATTTATTAAATGtagaaaaaaaaacttttttatttttcaatattcATTATTGTCTTCTAATCTAAAATTTCTTCTAAACATTAAAAGTTGTCTCTATACAAGAACCAGAGCTTTGGAGAGAAGTGACGCAAGCATGGTCTATTGGATGGCGTCATTTTCTAATTATTAGGTGTTATATATTTTCTTAAAGATGCTGTTAAATTACTTATTAGTCGATATGtccaaattaaattttaaatattagataaTAAAGCAAATTAGAAGATTTAGAAATACACTCGTATATTTCCATTTTGCTTGTCTATCTAACTTTGTAGCAATTTTTCTCCCTTTTATGAGTGTATATTCACCTAAATTATATTATtggaaacaaacaaaaaaaagaagttaAAGGTTAGAATTTAGAAAGCATGTCGTCTTAGCACTTTAATAATTTGTCTATAAAATATTATTCACAACTAACAAAGTCAATCACTTTGGTTATAGTATGTAAtaattaatacaaaaatatatatgtaaacaaaaaataaactattaaatCATCAGTCATTATTTGTCTACACATATATataatgtttaatttatttttaatatatattttatttatatattaatatatattttatataaataactaatttttagcATACACAAATCTTGACAATAATAAtgcataaaataaaagtaatcacATTTTTGTGTGTGCTAATGACTAAGAACTCTACATACATATCCTCTTAATTGACTCCAAGTCCTCATTTGATTCAAGATGAACATTTGATATAAGATATTCTATTTGCATTAGTTAATTGTCTCATCTGAATCtatattatcatattattttatAGGGGTGAGCACAGGTAGCGGGTATCCGATTACCTATTCGAATTCGAACCGAACCAATTAAATTGGTTTTGGAATTAACGGATAATCAGGTCCAATTCGAACCAAACTAATAGCCTTTGTTATTGATTGGTTCGGATATCGATTTTGGATGTGCGGATTCCGAACCAATCCGTGAATCcgatcatatattaattaaataatatatatatatatatatatatatatatatatggttttTAGTGGCTTTTAGTGAAATTATTCACTATTAGTATGTTTAAATTTTAGTCCGTttagtttttaatgtatttagtGTTTAACATGTTTAGATTGTTTATATtaatgttatatatttattgtacttgttgaatttttaagataaaaatttgatttttttatgaattttaaagTCATCGAATACCCAATTATCCGAaccaaagaaaaatatgcaCATGCATGTGATGAAATTTAAAGGTAGTAGATAGATAGATTAATACGTGTCCATTATCATTATCAAGAAATGAATCATTATTAAAtctgctttttttcttttccggGTTTCAATAATGACACTGTTGCTTAAACGAATGAGATGTCTACACAATTTGAATTGTGTTAGCGTGGTTTCTTTTGGTTATATGTGATTGATTTTAAATTAACAAACAtgaaagatttttatttttgaaaaattaataatattttaagaggTAATTTAAAACTATACTAGGATATTATGAAATCTATTGTTATCAACAAACACTTCAGAATTCTATTTTGTTAAACATTATTGTTAGAATCAGGATATATTAAACATTAATGAGAAAATTCATGCCATTTACTAGAGAGAGAtaaataaatcatataaaaaataaaaaatttaactttatctttctcattttttaattattattattattattattattattattattattattattatgttaataAAGATTTCAGATGTTGTGACTTGTGAGAGGGTAAGGGTATTATACACTTTGatgtaattattttttgctATTACATAGAATAGGtttttaaagaaaaaggttttaagagtttattaattatttctatattattaacataaaaaaGTTGAATATTTTCCACGTTATATTCTAAACACATGTTATCACATGAgtaaaaattatttctttttaaatgAATTACTTtgtttatataatataattaatatgattaaatatcagcataaaatttataaattaaattaatctcGTATTTAATTTCCATTTGTTTTTGAGATATATTGCTTGAAGCaacaaaattcttttcattAAAAAACAGTACTATAAATAGTATATATtacaatataataatatttacaaCCACATAGAAAGTCTACAACCTTAAAAACATTTGTCCCTCCCTCAGAAGCAGTTAAACACTCTGCTTCTTCATTCTCCACATTACTCTCtcatataatattattgattattAATTGTTGAATCTTATATAGAATTCAACAAGATACTACCACCAATAACAACCATTGAATAAGAAGCCATCATCATTATCACTTAAATAAACAGAAActtctctttttccttctcatatgcttcaacaacaacaagaacagTGAATTATATATAATCTTAAGAAGAAGATTATGGGAATATTGCATGATGATGTAGTGATATTCAGGGAGGCAGAGAAAGAAGGAGATCCAACAGTGATAACAGTGAACTGTCCTGACAAAACTGGTCTTGGTTCTGATCTGTGTCGTATCATACTCTTCTTTGGTCTTAGCATTGTAAGAGGAGGTAATTTCAAAATCTAATCTTTCTCTGATTTCTTAGTCTTTTGTTTGGATTTGAGACATGGgtttgttttgttttgcttTAATGTTGACTCTTTTTGAATGAATTATTAGATGTGTCAACAGATGGGAAATGGTGTTACATAGTATTGTGGGTGGTTGGGAAAGAGAATACAAGATGGAGTTTGTTGAAGAAGAGGCTAATTGGGGCATGCCCTTCTTGTTCCTCAGCTTCTGGAATCTCTTATTACTCCTCTGATTTCCATCCACCTAACCCTCCTCATGTCTTTCTTCTCAAGTTTAGTTGCTATGATCGCAAAGGCCTTTTACATGGTAATTCTTCATAACCCTTCAATCACCATATTTACATGTCTTTTCAATATATTTTTGTTCAAAGTCAAGAATCAAGATTTTGAGGTTTCTGATATACCTTTGGTTTTAGTTTTGAGTGAATACCCCACTCATGCCACATATTACCTTGTAGTAATAATTACAACAATTTAGTTAATGATTAGTCACTAAtagatttaaaaattaatttattccaaATTTAATCTTCATTGAAAGATTTTTATCTTAACtatcattaattaataaatgaaagccatttaaataaaaatatctaaaacatatttttttaacgatatttttagtaattaaaattttatacatataagtaattaaattgtagtatttttattaaaattggaTCAGATAAATTGATTTGGCAAAAAAATCGATAAACCAAATCTTAAATTGgtctaaattaattttttttatagaaaatgactataATACCCTTATTATAAAAAGTGACTAAAATActcctattatatatatatatatatatatagattttGAAAATTCTAAATCTTAACGATTTTCTTTTTTATGTGCCGTCATAGGGTTAAGATTTAGggttcttaatatatatatatataatagaagtattttagacattttttataataggaatattatagttattttttataaaatagaatattaatttaaattggttTAAAATTTGGTTCATCAATTTTTCAGCTAAATCGATTTGTCCGATCTAATTATGACAGAAATAACatgatttaatcgattatatatgttaaattttagttgttaaaaaatatctttaaaaaaaacattttagAGATCTTTATTTGAGTGACTCCCTTAATAAATTGCTATATACATAAACATACATAATTCAAAttcttaatatttatttaaacagATGATTAAACTAATTTGTCGAACAACTTATAGCTAAATTAACAATTTATTTGACAACATTTTAAATCATCAAGAGGTGCATAAACTTACTGTATATCTCTTTGGCTTTTCCTCATTATAGTCCACAAAACTCCAATTTAGAACATAGAGGCTGAATGTTGTGACCATGTAAATCACAAATGCAACAAATCCTCCAACACTAATATATAATCTATGTGATATAATTGAAAGActgaaaaaattaaataaataataaaagggtgAGGTAGATTGTTACTAGTGTGTTATCTTGATCCTTATAATATCATCCATTAACAAAGCCTGGGAAGATGCTCTGAGCAGCCATAACAAACACAAGCATTGCATTCATTCCTATCCATTCCAAGAACAAGAATGGCTTTCTAAATCCCCAAACATCAATCTGATTTTTCCATTAacaatataatattattgttagagaagaaagataataattaattaggtAGTTGTTGAAATATTGTATTCTTCTAGCtacttaataataaataaataaataatattcttaTGTATGTTATTGTTCACTTAATTACTTACCAGTATGTAGAGTGCAGAGAATACAATTCCTGCTGCCCCAGCTGTGAAACAAACATAGCCGAAGCTGTATAGTTGCTTGTTGATTGGGATAGCTGCATTTCAATTTTGAATTTTCCATGCAGATTAATTTTTCATGCAGATAATAGAGTTtaatttaagtttaattattctattagtctctataatttcaccaaatttgtaattagatctttatattttttcttttttattagaTTCTTACATtgcttttaatttttgcaattagatatttttcatataaaaaatattaaagtaaCAGAATATTTCTTGCAAAAAACATGCGGTCAAAGATTTAATTAGATTCTTAATTATGAATGTGTTTAATTTGCGAAAAAATATTCAgataattctaatattttttacattaaaaaggatttaattacaaaattaaaaataatataaggacccaattaaaaaaaaatataaatacttaattataaatttagcaaaattataagaactaacaaaataattaaacttttaatttattctttgtTTTACAATTTACAGTTAATGTCTCAATGAAGCTAATTGCAGATCAACTAGTTATTAGCATAGAAGAAAGCAATTCTGTTTTAGACATGTAACCGAATAAACTGAATTACCAGAATCAGTTAATGGCAGTTACTTCTATGAGTAGCTTACCATGTGTTAAATGAAGGATGATGCCAAGGATTAGTAACACAAACCCCATTGAGACCCATTGCTTTAACCTCTCTGAATGCCTCtgatgataaaataataatgttttataaattaattacaacaaatataatataatattataggAATAAAGTAGTAAATTAAAGTAGTTAATAACCTTGAAGTAAATCAAGACATGACCATAGTGGATGCCAATGGTGCCAGACAGAATAGCTGATATGGAACTAATTAaaatgaacaaaagaaaaagtgaaatataaaatagttaatttCTTCTAATaaatctttctatttattttacattttccccaaaaaaaaaaaaaaaaaaagtaaagacAAACCTCAACAGGCCCTCAGGTTCAAAGGGAGCACGACACCAAGTTGGAGCATCTTTACGAAAATGCCCCTGACTTGGAGAACTTAATGTGCATGCCTGTTAATTAttaaaatgaagaaaaagaggaaataattattaattaatgaaaAGCATAAAAATAGCTAGTttaaagttattaattaatgaAATGACATAAGATGCCTTCAAGCGTGACCAAACAGGGTGAGAGACTGAGAGTAAAGATGGTTAATCCCCCAAACTTGTCTATCCACGTAGCCAACTGCATTACATGCTGCTCCTAAGTCTCCTCTCATGCCACATATTACCTTGTAGTAATAATTACAACAatttaattaatgattagtcaccaatggattaaaaatttattcattCCAAATTTAATCTTCATTTAAAGCTTTTTATCTTAACTGTCATTAATTCATAAATGGAagtcatttaaataaaaatatctaaaacgtctttttttaaaaatattttttaataattaaaatttaatatatataactgattaaattgtattatttttgttaaaattagatctttgacaaaaaaatcgataaatcaaattttaaaccggtttaaattaatatttttctatagaaaattctaaatcctaaccCTTCTCCTTTTTATGTGTCGTCATAGGGTTAAGATTTAAGAttctcaatatatatatatagagaagTATTTTAgacattttttataataagaatattgtagttattttctataaaatagaatattaatttagattggTTTAAAATTTGGTTCATCAATTTTTCAGCTAAATCGATTTGTCCAATCTAATAATTTTGATAGAAATAACacgatttaatcgattatatatgttaaattttaattgttcaaaaatatttttaaaaaagacgTTTTAGAAATCTTTATTTGAGTGACTTCCTTAATAAATTGCTATACACATAAACATACATAATTCAAActcttaatatttatttaaacagATTATTAAACTAATTTGTCGAACAACTTATAGCTAAATTAACAATTTATTTGACAACATTTTAAATCATCAAGAGGTGCATAAACTTACTGTATATCTCTTTGGCTTTTCCTCATTATAGTCCACAAAACTCCAATTTGGAACATAGAGGCTGAATGTTGTGACCATGTAAATCACAAATGCAACAAATCCTCCAAACCTATGCAACATGTagtgttaattaataattaatcaaaGAATTTTTACAATCACATCACAATCTCAACCATTTAATTTCAGTAGAATTTGATTTGCCCCTCTCACCATCGCCATGTAAATGTCTCTATTAGAGCAACAACACAGTATACAAGACCTATTCTCTGCATGCACACACacaatatacaaattaaaattctCATAATTGCATTAACATCTGACAATCAGacaatataatttaaataaaaattagggtaaaatattttttattcctaACGTTTgcgatttttttaaaaatactccTAACTTTTAgttctatttaattttgttcctaacattttttatttgtgtcgaAATTACTTGTAGATGTCAATTTCATGTAAAATATTGAGGACAAAATTGAGAATTTTTAGGGAtagttttgacaaaaataaaaaatattcgagataaaattaaatgaataaaaaacattaaagacaaattaaaattaaataaaaataaatgttaggggtattttttaaaaaaaattacaaacattaaaaacgaaaaatatattttatcctaaAAATTAAATGAGATTAATTTGCGTAAAAATAAACTGATATTAGATGTTAGTTTAAAGGAGAATTTAATATTGatatttagaaattaaatttatattataataatttaattagtttGAGGATGATTGGGACCTGAAGAATGCCACACCATCTAATAAATTTCATGTCAACCCCATATGAAAGGTCATCAGGGGCATGAGAGTATCCACCTGAAGTTAAAACTTTATTAGTGTTCTAATAATAACATATTAACATGTATtcatgtgtatatatatgcatcTGATGAGGCAAAATTAAGAAGAGAATTATTATGGTTAATTATACCTTGCAAAAGTATACCCCAGAAGAGAAGTTTCAATGTTCTAATGAATATCTTCTTCACAGCATATTTAACCTTAGGGACTCTCTGCATTATTATTgaatcaacactaattataaCATAATATAATTTTGACTAGTATAATATATGATAGCTGATGTAATAACATTTTAATTACCTTGAATGCAAGAGCTATGG includes:
- the LOC130962629 gene encoding 60S ribosomal protein L7-4-like; this encodes MAEMGEEVKAIVPESLLKKQKREEEWALKKKEELNAAKKKRAESRKLIYSRAKQYAKEYQEQEKELIQLKREAKLKGGFYVDPEAKLLFIIRIRGINAMDPKSRKILQLLRLRIFNGVFLKVNKATMNMLHRVDPYVTYGYPNLKSVKELIYKRGFGKLNKQRIALTDNSIIEKALGEHGIIYIEDLIHEIITFGPHFKEANNFLWPFKLKAPLGGLKKKRNHYVEGGDAGNREN
- the LOC130961165 gene encoding ACT domain-containing protein ACR10-like isoform X3, which produces MGILHDDVVIFREAEKEGDPTVITVNCPDKTGLGSDLCRIILFFGLSIVRGDVSTDGKWCYIVLWVVGKENTRWSLLKKRLIGACPSCSSASGISYYSSDFHPPNPPHVFLLKFSCYDRKGLLHVCRVQRIQFLLPQL
- the LOC130961165 gene encoding ACT domain-containing protein ACR10-like isoform X4 encodes the protein MGILHDDVVIFREAEKEGDPTVITVNCPDKTGLGSDLCRIILFFGLSIVRGDVSTDGKWCYIVLWVVGKENTRWSLLKKRLIGACPSCSSASGISYYSSDFHPPNPPHVFLLKFSCYDRKGLLHENTIPAAPAVKQT
- the LOC130961165 gene encoding ACT domain-containing protein ACR10-like isoform X2; translated protein: MGILHDDVVIFREAEKEGDPTVITVNCPDKTGLGSDLCRIILFFGLSIVRGDGKWCYIVLWVVGKENTRWSLLKKRLIGACPSCSSASGISYYSSDFHPPNPPHVFLLKFSCYDRKGLLHECREYNSCCPSCETNIAEAV
- the LOC130961165 gene encoding ACT domain-containing protein ACR10-like isoform X1; translation: MGILHDDVVIFREAEKEGDPTVITVNCPDKTGLGSDLCRIILFFGLSIVRGDVSTDGKWCYIVLWVVGKENTRWSLLKKRLIGACPSCSSASGISYYSSDFHPPNPPHVFLLKFSCYDRKGLLHECREYNSCCPSCETNIAEAV